The bacterium region GCCGAATCCTGCAGGCCATCTTCTACAACGCCATCGGCCGGATCTACGTCAACGCCGACGTCAAGCGGATGTACGAGATCGCCATCTCCGACATGGCCGGCACCCACATCGACGACATCTTGCGGATCGGCAAGGACGCCTTCGACAAATACGTCAAGCCGACGATGTACATCGAGGCGCTGGCGGAAATCGAAATGCTGCGCCGCGAAGGCTTCCTGATCGCGCTCCTTTCCTCGGCGCCGGCGATGATGGTCAAGAACATCGAGCTCTTCCTGAAAGCCGACGCCTCCTTCAGCAACGGCCCCGAGATCGTCGACGGCATCCTCCAGAAAAAATTCCGCGAGCCGCTCTGCTACAAGGAAGGCAAGGTCCAAGTCGCCAAGGAATTCGCCGACTCCCAAGGGGTGGGCTTCGCCGACTGCCGCTTCTATTCCGA contains the following coding sequences:
- a CDS encoding HAD-IB family hydrolase; translated protein: MSASNAKIAFFDVDKTLCDCYSGYHTTLELMRRRIIKKRRILQAIFYNAIGRIYVNADVKRMYEIAISDMAGTHIDDILRIGKDAFDKYVKPTMYIEALAEIEMLRREGFLIALLSSAPAMMVKNIELFLKADASFSNGPEIVDGILQKKFREPLCYKEGKVQVAKEFADSQGVGFADCRFYSDSISDLPLLSQVGHPWVVNPDSKLRREAERRNWPILHFKETIGRKGL